The proteins below are encoded in one region of Paeniglutamicibacter cryotolerans:
- a CDS encoding ATP-binding protein, translating to MGCWWPALKALKGFDYFSVHFPEDHGREALESLEFIERAQGLVLYGDVGPGKTHLSTTATTDGTHSAWFGSCFWPGWGVWFSG from the coding sequence ATGGGTTGCTGGTGGCCGGCGTTGAAGGCCTTGAAGGGTTTCGACTATTTTTCCGTCCATTTCCCCGAGGATCACGGGCGTGAGGCGTTGGAATCGTTGGAGTTTATCGAGCGAGCTCAGGGTCTGGTCCTTTATGGGGACGTTGGGCCCGGTAAGACGCATCTGTCCACAACAGCAACGACTGACGGAACACACAGTGCTTGGTTCGGTTCGTGTTTTTGGCCGGGGTGGGGGGTGTGGTTTTCTGGTTAA